tatggtcgtatgtacCCTGAAGATAGCAAGTTGGCTATATATATGGAACATCAATGTCATTTGCTATACGATAGCGTGGTGCACAAAGATATCTATACGGAACTTGACTTTTCATGGAAGGCTGCTGTACGTATAGAATATGGTCCAATCGTGTTGATAAAAAGGCTGTTCGTAGAATACGTAAAAGTAGTTGATTAGAGTAGTTTATAGCACGGCAAAATAACCACAATCACCCTCAGAGGCATTACTTATTTTCTCCATTTTTGCCCTTCCCATCATCTGTAATACCTATGTCCATATTTTCTTCTGTACATCTTAGGCTAATAGGTGTCTGAAATTTTCTCTAATGAAGGTTGAAACAGTCTTCAAAGGCGCTATCCCTTACTACTCAATGTCTCTAGCGACATACCCGATTCAGTCGTTAGGAAAATATATGCTTGCTAGTAATGTAGGCGAGATTATTCAATGGGTTGCATTAGAAACAAGTTTCTTATAGAGTTAGCTCTTCGGAGATTACATTAAATTATGCAAACGAAAGCAAAGACCAACTTCAGATAATTAACACCGTATAACTTAGACAATCACGAGCAGCATAAGCGATAAACGAGCAATATGAGCGAGAAACGAGCACATAAGCGAGACCCTATATCCTAACACATTTAACTCATATAAGTTTTCCCGTTCAACCAACGCTAATTGGCCAAACCTAAGATAAATGGCGTGAAGGAATGCTTGACTGTTCACACAAAAAGGTAGGTCAATAATAATCAATGTGCAAATGATGGATTCATTATGGCATAAACATAGTCCGATCGAGCTTATGTGataatttagttatatatcATTCCTAAATATTCGTATATTTGTCTACATGGAGTATGTTGAAGAATGCCAGATTGTGAATCATAGGCTTATGTgcattataataaagtatattaaagtctttaaatttcCTTTGACATTTCTTCACAGACCTTTCCTGCTTTATATCTCCAATCAATCTTCTACAAGTATTCACAATGGCCAAGTTCATAGTAGGTATTTTCATAAGTCACTCTAGGCATTTGCTAAATTACATATAGGCTCTCGGCCCGGCTGTGGCAGCACTCCTTTTCTTCGGACGCTATGcctcagcagctgcttctcttcagcttcaattATATACCGACGCCAATTGTAAGACTCCAGATGGTGGCCCAGCTTGGATTACAGAGCAGTGCATACGTGGTGGACCAAGACAAGGCGGCAGTTTCACAGTTAATAATATGCTGATCCCCGGCAACTGTGGAGTAACTCTCAATTTTGACAACAACCCAAACTGTGGccttggagctggagggcCACCGGCCCTAACCATCGACCCCAATGACTGGCAATGTTTTCAGAACCCTGATGGGAATCTTGTCTATGCTGGACTCTTTTGCAATTAAATTTGGGGTTGTAATATTTTGACTTCGGAAGGACAACACCAGCAGGGGAAAGCATACTAGAGTAGCCTAACAACTACGATACCACAGATCAATTAAATTAATTCACAAGATATCTTTCCTTAATATAGTGAATATTAGCCCATTAAAACTAACAGTTTAcattacttaatatttaatttttgtGAATTAGTCCAAACGCTGTAGATTAAGCCAATATATCCCGTTAAGCGAAACAGTAACTTCAGGTtgatttagtaaataaatggGTAGACCACACTGGCTATAGTTTTGTGTGCAGAGAAGCCAGCTGGTCTAACTCGTAAGAGACTTAAGCAGGCGGTCTGTGTCTCCCAAGAAGGAGTCTAGGTTCAAAGGGTCTTTCTATAAACATGAATATGCTTTAAACGCCAAGAGCGATGTTGATTATTGTCTATGTCGCCTTGATTAAGCagttcccttcttctcctcaccAGCAAACTTGAAAAGATCCATCAATTTCTTCCCAGTAGACCTAGTATCAGCCTTCTTTGCACGCTGCTCTTGTTCGCGTTTTACACGTTTCCGCATAAGCTCAAGGTAGTGCTCAACTTCGCGTACATATTTCCCGTATTCTTTCTCGTAAGTGTTTGGGTAGATATAAAAGTCGGCACTTGAGGGTTCTGTTGGCCAATAGATGTCCAAGGCAGAGAGCAACCGGTCGAACTCACGCCTTTCAAGATCTGCTTTTTTGAGGCGGTGTTCCCGCATAATTGGGTCTTCAGCCTGGGCTTTAGCCCTCTCAATttctcgagcttcttggcgatctttcttctccaaccAAGCCTCATCACGATAACGTCCATCCTGAATCGTCTCGTATTTCTCGACAATGTCACGTTGGATCTCTTCTAAATGGGGGCGAAGGTCGATAGTCTCGTCTACTACGTCCTTGGTTAGCCATCTTGTCCCAGTTCCCCTCCacgagcttgagcttgggctGGGCCTGCTCGTCTCTTTTCTAGATGTTTACCTTGTGGTATTTCTCCCGTTATAGAAGCGAAACATGCATCATCAACTCTGACCGGTTCGAAGATTTCCAACCACCATATTGTTGTCTTCTTACTGGAGCATTTGCTGTCGAAGAACTTTTCGCAATTAGGACATTGGTATTCCTCGTTGGTGGAGCTGAAGGGTGTTAAACATCGCGTGCAGCTAGTGGCTTGCATACTCTTTGGGCGCTCGGTCAAGATTTGTGAAGGAGGCTTTATCGTTGGCTTTCCTTGCACAGACTGAGCACGACCGTAGGGTAGTCGGACAGGAGGTGGTGTCTTAGAAATTGCAGAACGGGGCCAAGGCATTTTTGGGAGAGGGGCCTGGGAAtgattctgctgctgcggcttctgTCGAAGAGGTGATGATGGTAGAGCCTGAGAAACTGCGAAAGGATTGACAGAAACTTCAGGTATACGAGACGCAGGCTCAGAGATGCTATCCCCATCAGTGTTATTTGCGGCCGAATGATTTGTCGTCTCAATCATTCTGCCGCCGTGTGCAGATAACGACAGCTGTAGAGATGAATCATTGTTCATCCTCGCAAGTGCTGTATGTGGCTGGTAGCTAGAACCGCTAGTCGACTCTATTGTAGCCCAAGAGTTTGGATTGGGAGCTGGAACAGGCTGCCggcttggagaagatggatcCCTTAAAGGAGTTAGCCCACATGATATAAAGGTTGGATATAAAATGCGCACAATGGTATGGGCGTTGACGGTTTGGAGACGTGTGCCCAATGGTCCTTTAAAGTCGCAACCCAGGCATGCTCCATGGCCTTTTCCGACGTAAGGCGCTTATCAGGATGAGGCTCCATGAGCGAGCGAATAAATGAGGCGGCATCTAAGCTTGCATTTTTCTTGTTAAGCTTTTCCGTGGGAAACAGGTTTGTTTTCACTAGATAATTAAGGAGTGCGTTATGGGTAGGGAAAACTGCTGTCTTGGTTAGTAGACGATAGGCCATCTCGCCAAGTGCCCACATGTCAGCCGCTTGGTGGTCAATAGGGTTCGAACTTCCTGGCTCATGAAAGAGAAGCTCTGGAGCCATGTATGGAATTGTGCCCTTGATGCTTGACACCACTTTCATAGACCCTTCGACGCGCTTACTGATGCCGAAGTCGCTGATTTTGACCCACCATTTACTCTTCGGTGGCAGTGACCTGATAAGCACATTCTTAAAAAGCATATGCCGCAATTAATGgtattatctttataaacTGAGCGATAGAGAACTTACATCAGGCTTAATGTCCCGATGAGCGAACCCTTCTCGGTGCATATAAGACAACCCTTCAAGCACCTGGAACGATATCTCTCGTGCATCCGCCTCATCTATGAGTCCGGGCTTGTCCATATACTTCTGCAAGTCTCCAAGAGGAAAGTATTCCATGGCGATATAAAGGCTAGAGGGGTCGTCGTACCACCCAAGAAATTTGACAAAACACTTTGAATACTGCACGCACGACAATCAGTGATTCCCTTCCCCAGTAGAAACAGAACACACCAGCCTACACGTTTTTGTGAGAACTTGGCAATGACTTCTAGCTCAGCCACGTAGTTGTCCTTCTTATCTTTGAGACTCAACCAGGGAATGACCTTGACGGCACGCCTGTCGATCCCTCGTTTCCCCTCAACACATTCTTGCAGCCAGACGCTACCACAGCCGCCGTGGCCTAGGCAGACCGTCGCCTTCCAGCGTTCCTCCCGCCATGTCGACCGGGCGTTGTTCTCCTCGTCCGAGTCGTCGTGGTGGTGGATTGTGACATCATCTTTGAACAGTGTGCTGAGTTGGGTGTCACGAACGAGATCCGGCCATTGTGACATTGCGGGGCCGGTCCGACGGGAGGATCCGTTGGCGGCGTCCGAGAGCGTCAGCGGCAacagacgatgaagacagAGAGGAATAGTAAGTTATCGATATGGCAAAATAGACCTTGGATTTCATGGGATGAGAGTGCAGATCGTGCTTGAGCAATGAGTTGTGAAGGCGAAGAACAACATGCACAGTAAGAGCCCATGTGCTATTAATAAACAGGCCTGTTACGACGGTTGAATCCTTTGGCGCCGGGATTTGGCGTTCAGGATCCAGGGCGGGGCTGTAACAAAGCGCGGCGGCTATTACATTTCAGCCTCACTCTGCCTGCTGATCGCAATTCCTAggcatatgtatatataggtagTTACATGCATGTGCGGGTGTTCAAGAACATCACAACAGAAAACAGTTTCAGCTGGATGGCTTGCTGATTGAACTAAATTTGTCGCTTTGGAAATCGTTCACAATGGTCGACCCGTTTGGCGCCCTCGGTCTGATTGGCACTATAGACACTGCTTATCACTGGGGAGCGGAGCTCGTCGCTCTCTGCAAGGCATTTGCAAATGCCGAAACTCAGCTCCATCAGAGCGTTGTGCGCGTCGAGGCTTGTTGGCTGAAGATCCAGTTGCAACTTGAGTTCATACGGAGATTGGAGCCTCAACTGAATGAATGGCATAAAAACATTCAACAGCAGACGCTGGAGATCCTGCTGCAAAAACTACACGCCGCCAACACCAAACTCTCAGGCTTAGTTAAGAAGTCTGATGCTCTGCCGAGTGGCACAGGCGAGGAGGCCACCATCGTTGAGGTCAAGCGACTAAAGTACGCCTTTGCGAAAGACGGCCTCGCCGAGACGGTCAAAGATCTAGAGTTCTGGCAGGGCATCTTTGACCCCAGCTGGTttttgatgatgaggattCCTGGACCCGAGGTAGATCAGCAGCTCTACCTCATGTCGCAACAGCAATCTGTGTTGACGCACGAGGCAAAAGCAGCTATCCCTAttgcgcagcagctgcgcCGTGCACTTAAACCTGTCGACGATGATGGGATAAAAAAGACTATCTATCTACTTCCAGGTGGACTCATCACTGAAAGCGTCCAAACTCTAGCTTACAGCCCAGTTCGCATAGCTCGCCGAGCTGACAACAGCGAACTGGTGGTGCTTGACCCCATCACTTGCATCTCCAGAGCAAACATCAATTCTGCACTGCGCGATATTCGCAATTTCGCAAGGCGGTTGAAGCACACAGACCCTTTCACTTTTGGGCTGCTGGAATGCAAGGGCATCTTTAACGAGGAGGGCTCGGATACGAAGACTAGCACAGCTACACCCCCAACAGGTCTGTCTTTTGTCTTCCGCATGCCCCCAACGCATTCGCATGTACAGAGTCTGCGTCATCGGCTGCTAAGCGGAGCAAGCGGCGAACATGACTCTCTATCAGCACGGTTTGACCTTGCGAGACAACTTGTTAAGGCGGTTAGTTATGTGCATCTGTACGAGTTTGTGCATAAGAACATCCGGCCTGAGACAATACTTATactcagaaaagaaaatcacgGATCCGTTAATGCTGGGGAATGCGATGAAACCGCTATGTTGGTCGGCTTCGATGTTCTCCGCGACGCCGAGGGCAAAACTAATCgtcttggagatgatgattgGGAGAAGAATCTGTATCGCCACCCACACCGGCAGGGTAAGACACCGGAGACGGACTACAATATGCGACACGACATATATAGTATCGGCGTCTGTCTGCTTGAGATTGGGCTGTGGGGGAGTTTTGTCGAGTATGGCAAAGTCGACGAGAAAGGCCAATCTTCATTCGGAACAGCGAGCCTTCAGCCATTTAGTGTAGGCTCCAAGTTGAGAGCTGAGGGTGGTATTACGAGTGGACCTGAATTGCTAAAATCTCCCGAACGAGTCAAAGACAGGCTATTGCAACTAGCAAGAGGCACCTTGAGACGCAATATGGGCAACAAGTACAGCAAAGTGGTGGAGACATGCTTGACATGCTTGGATAAGGGCAATGGAGattttggagatgatggagagtttcaggatgaagatggagttgCGATAGGGGCCAGGTATATTGAGAAAGTTGTGCAGAAGCTAGGTGAAATATCTGTCTGATTCGTGTTATTTGCCCAGTTTTTTTTACCTAAGTAGCGAAGAGTTGAATATAGCCCAGCAATTATAGatcgggaaaaaaaaatggctacTTTTATGTGTTTCAAAATTCTTCTAATCTCAAGAGTGTTCTAATGGACAAGGCTGTTTAGTAAAAGCTAATAGGGATCACTAAAATGGTCCATAGTTGGATCTGACTAATAGTATATAGCTTGGTCATGCTGGCTCTGTAGACATGATAGGATGCGAAGATCATCTTGCAGAATTGATTTAGTACGGAGTTGGTCATTTCAAGGCACCTTGAGAACATCTCTTTCCTTTAAAGCCTTCTCTTTATCCCATCTGATTGAATGCTGCTTGCAAGTCGAGACCCGAATTGCACAAACTGATTCGTGCGCTCCAACTTAAGCTCTGGAGTCAAATCTCCAGTCCGTGACTTCAACATGGAGCTAATTTTATCCAGCTTCTCCCATACTTGTATGAATTTATTCGGCGTCACTTCACCTAAGCAGGTAAAAGCTCGTTTCATGGCTTCGTGTTTGGCAATCATACCTGCAGTATTGTCTGGTATCGCGATACCCACGACTTGTCCCTTATTTTGGTTAGCGGTTTTAAGGGCCAGAATGCTGGCTTTGACGCAGTAGATGATCATGGCGGCAAGTCCAGCTGCCAGAGCCGTAGCCACGCTCAAACCTGTTTCGTACTTGATTTTGGCAGCATTATCGCCTATTATGTTGTTCTCAGCATGAtagatgctgctgtttgctTGGCCATTAACTACTTCGACGCCCGGTAAACAAAAGCAATGCCGGCTTCGTCAGTCCATTCGAATACGTTGCCATCAGCACGGGCAGCACCGATACGGAAGAAGTATATATGGCCCCAGGGGCCACTTGGGTAGTCATATTGAGTGAATTTGCCCGCATCAAGAGAGGAGCAGATCATCAGTACGTTAtcgtttatagccttttggAGCACAGTATCCACTATTGTATAAATTCAGCTTCCACTCATTGAATTGCTGGCCCAGTCTGTACTCAATACctagagtacatgtatgatTCCAGCCATGAAAATTTATTCAGAGGTATTATGATTTCCACAGACGAGTtgaataaagtaaaagaaactAGAAGACTCACGTTTATGTTTAACTTCGATATTGTCTTTATTCATTGGAAGAGTCCAGGGCATGGATATAATTGTTGCTTTCTTAGTAAGTGCCGCTTCAATTACCTCCTGATATAATGCTCTCTTGTTGTGTTTTCGGCATCAAACTGAATGTACCGTCAAATGAGATTCTCTCAACCTGGACGCTGCCGCCATCTGAGATATCCTGGAATAAAAGCTCTATGGTAGCCACAGAGATCCGCCGTCCATTTCTCGGCTGAAAATCCCATCTCATGACCATTAGAGTCGCATAATAATCACTATCGGCTGATAAAGCTCCGTG
The Trichoderma asperellum chromosome 7, complete sequence DNA segment above includes these coding regions:
- a CDS encoding uncharacterized protein (SECRETED:SignalP(1-23)), with the protein product MAKFIALGPAVAALLFFGRYASAAASLQLQLYTDANCKTPDGGPAWITEQCIRGGPRQGGSFTVNNMLIPGNCGVTLNFDNNPNCGLGAGGPPALTIDPNDWQCFQNPDGNLVYAGLFCN
- a CDS encoding uncharacterized protein (EggNog:ENOG41); translation: MVDPFGALGLIGTIDTAYHWGAELVALCKAFANAETQLHQSVVRVEACWLKIQLQLEFIRRLEPQLNEWHKNIQQQTLEILLQKLHAANTKLSGLVKKSDALPSGTGEEATIVEVKRLKYAFAKDGLAETVKDLEFWQGIFDPSWFLMMRIPGPEVDQQLYLMSQQQSVLTHEAKAAIPIAQQLRRALKPVDDDGIKKTIYLLPGGLITESVQTLAYSPVRIARRADNSELVVLDPITCISRANINSALRDIRNFARRLKHTDPFTFGLLECKGIFNEEGSDTKTSTATPPTGLSFVFRMPPTHSHVQSLRHRLLSGASGEHDSLSARFDLARQLVKAVSYVHLYEFVHKNIRPETILILRKENHGSVNAGECDETAMLVGFDVLRDAEGKTNRLGDDDWEKNLYRHPHRQGKTPETDYNMRHDIYSIGVCLLEIGLWGSFVEYGKVDEKGQSSFGTASLQPFSVGSKLRAEGGITSGPELLKSPERVKDRLLQLARGTLRRNMGNKYSKVVETCLTCLDKGNGDFGDDGEFQDEDGVAIGARYIEKVVQKLGEISV
- a CDS encoding uncharacterized protein (EggNog:ENOG41~TransMembrane:1 (o52-72i)), with the protein product MTTQVAPGAIYTSSVSVLPVLMATYSNGLTKPALLLFTGRRSDNAAKIKYETGLSVATALAAGLAAMIIYCVKASILALKTANQNKGQVVGIAIPDNTAGMIAKHEAMKRAFTCLGEVTPNKFIQVWEKLDKISSMLKSRTGDLTPELKLERTNQFVQFGSRLASSIQSDGIKRRL